A window from Enterocloster bolteae encodes these proteins:
- a CDS encoding exonuclease, translated as MITIKHPVDLPDTYPLDRIGPLKDLLFFDIETTGFSGDTSQLYLIGCTYHDGFGWKLIQWFADSRESERELLTAFFTFMERFKILVHFNGDGFDIPYLLKCCRRLDLPYNFDRIKSVDIYKKIKPYRKLLGLENMKQKSIEQFLGLAREDKYNGGQLIEVYREYLMTHESFLYDLLILHNEDDLKGMPSILPILSYADMMEAPFSLESQQLFTYDDMAGNACPFLSLTWKSRCAIPVPLAYDSAPVSLELNRDTLVCNIALYQGELKYFYSNYKDYYYLPLEDTAIHKSVGEYVDRDARTKATARTCYTKKQGLFLPQFGALWSPALMQEYKASLTYAEYEPEMLTPDSMADAYARQILSYVSQAKEL; from the coding sequence ATGATAACCATTAAACATCCTGTTGATTTACCTGACACATATCCTCTGGACCGCATCGGCCCCCTTAAGGACCTGCTTTTTTTCGATATAGAAACCACTGGCTTTTCCGGCGACACATCCCAGCTGTATCTGATCGGCTGCACATATCACGACGGCTTTGGCTGGAAGCTCATACAGTGGTTTGCCGACTCGCGCGAATCCGAAAGGGAGCTTCTGACAGCCTTCTTCACCTTCATGGAACGCTTTAAGATACTGGTACATTTTAACGGAGACGGCTTTGATATCCCCTATCTCCTAAAATGCTGCCGCCGGCTGGATCTGCCCTATAATTTTGACCGCATAAAAAGCGTGGATATCTACAAAAAAATAAAGCCCTACCGCAAGCTGCTGGGCCTTGAGAACATGAAGCAGAAATCCATAGAACAGTTCCTGGGCCTTGCCCGGGAAGACAAATACAATGGAGGGCAGCTCATAGAGGTTTACCGTGAATACCTGATGACCCATGAATCCTTCCTGTACGACCTGCTGATTCTCCACAATGAGGACGACTTAAAGGGCATGCCCTCCATACTGCCCATCCTGAGCTATGCGGATATGATGGAAGCCCCTTTTTCACTGGAATCCCAGCAGCTTTTCACCTATGACGACATGGCAGGAAATGCCTGCCCCTTTCTCAGCCTTACCTGGAAAAGCCGCTGCGCCATCCCGGTGCCCCTGGCATACGACAGCGCCCCGGTGAGCCTGGAGCTGAACCGGGATACTCTTGTATGCAATATTGCCCTCTACCAGGGAGAGCTCAAGTACTTTTATTCCAACTATAAGGACTATTACTACCTGCCCCTGGAAGACACGGCCATTCATAAAAGCGTAGGCGAATACGTGGACAGGGATGCGCGCACAAAAGCCACGGCCCGGACCTGCTACACAAAAAAGCAGGGGCTCTTCCTCCCCCAGTTCGGCGCTCTCTGGTCCCCGGCTCTCATGCAGGAATATAAAGCATCCCTCACCTACGCGGAATATGAACCGGAAATGCTGAC
- the ruvA gene encoding Holliday junction branch migration protein RuvA, with product MISYVKGPLMAIEEDVIVVEAGHVGLAIHVPVSLLPELPGMGKEVTVYTYFQVREDAMTLYGFLHSQDRDMFRQLLGVNGIGPKGALGILSVLRPDDLRLAIVSEDVKALAKAPGIGNKTAQRLILDLKDKISMDDVLGNMAGGAGMGAADTGASVAGLVEAAKEAVQALVALGYTNTEASRAVKQVEVTDGMTSEDVLKASLKHLSFL from the coding sequence ATGATTTCTTACGTAAAAGGGCCTCTCATGGCCATTGAGGAAGACGTTATCGTGGTGGAGGCAGGCCATGTGGGCCTGGCCATCCACGTACCTGTCTCCCTGCTCCCGGAGCTTCCGGGAATGGGGAAAGAGGTGACGGTTTATACATATTTTCAGGTAAGGGAGGATGCCATGACGCTCTATGGCTTCCTGCACAGCCAGGACAGGGACATGTTCAGGCAGCTGCTGGGAGTAAACGGCATCGGACCAAAGGGAGCATTGGGAATTCTCTCCGTGCTCCGTCCCGACGACCTGCGCCTTGCCATTGTCAGCGAGGATGTGAAGGCTCTGGCAAAAGCGCCGGGCATTGGCAACAAGACGGCGCAGCGCCTGATTCTGGATTTGAAGGACAAGATATCCATGGACGATGTGCTGGGGAACATGGCCGGCGGGGCCGGCATGGGTGCCGCGGATACAGGCGCATCCGTGGCAGGCCTGGTGGAAGCGGCCAAGGAGGCGGTCCAGGCACTGGTAGCTCTTGGCTACACCAACACAGAGGCATCCAGGGCAGTGAAGCAGGTGGAGGTTACGGACGGAATGACTTCGGAGGATGTGCTGAAGGCGTCCCTGAAGCATTTGTCCTTCCTGTAG
- the ruvB gene encoding Holliday junction branch migration DNA helicase RuvB — protein MERRIITTEVTAEDERIETTLRPQCLRDYVGQEKIKSTLNIYIEAAKTRGEPLDHVLFYGPPGLGKTTLAGIIANEMGTNMKVTSGPAIEKPGEMAAILNNLQEGDVLFVDEIHRLNRQVEEVLYPAMEDFAIDIMLGKDSTARSIRLDLPHFTLVGATTRAGLLTAPLRDRFGVIQRLEFYTPEELKIIILHSARVLGVEIEAGGAMELARRSRGTPRLANRLLKRVRDFAQVKYDGVITREVTDFALDIMDVDKLGLDQNDRNILLMIIEKFSGGPVGLDTLAAALGEDSGTLEEVYEPYLLMNGLINRTPRGRMATETACRHLGLEMQKPPC, from the coding sequence ATGGAACGCAGGATTATAACAACAGAAGTGACGGCGGAAGACGAGCGCATAGAGACCACGCTCCGACCCCAATGTCTCAGGGATTATGTGGGGCAGGAGAAGATTAAATCCACCCTGAACATCTATATAGAAGCAGCCAAGACCAGGGGGGAGCCCCTGGACCATGTGCTGTTTTACGGCCCGCCGGGTCTGGGCAAAACCACGCTGGCCGGCATCATTGCCAATGAGATGGGAACCAATATGAAGGTCACCAGCGGCCCGGCCATTGAAAAGCCCGGGGAGATGGCGGCCATTTTGAATAACCTCCAGGAGGGGGATGTGCTTTTTGTGGACGAGATACACCGTCTGAACCGTCAGGTGGAGGAGGTGCTGTACCCGGCCATGGAGGATTTTGCCATTGACATCATGCTGGGAAAGGATTCCACTGCCAGGTCCATACGTCTGGACCTGCCCCATTTCACATTGGTGGGAGCCACCACCAGGGCAGGACTTCTCACCGCGCCCCTAAGGGACCGGTTTGGTGTGATCCAGCGGCTGGAATTCTATACGCCGGAGGAACTGAAAATCATTATCCTCCACTCCGCCAGGGTCCTGGGCGTTGAAATCGAAGCAGGGGGAGCCATGGAGCTGGCCAGACGTTCCAGGGGAACCCCAAGGCTGGCCAACCGGCTGTTAAAGCGGGTCAGGGATTTTGCCCAGGTCAAATATGACGGCGTTATTACCCGGGAGGTAACTGATTTTGCCCTGGACATCATGGATGTAGACAAGCTGGGACTGGACCAGAACGACAGGAATATCCTGCTGATGATTATAGAAAAGTTCTCCGGCGGCCCCGTGGGATTAGATACTCTGGCAGCGGCCCTGGGAGAAGACTCAGGAACCCTGGAGGAGGTATACGAACCATACCTCCTTATGAACGGTCTAATCAACCGCACCCCAAGGGGCCGCATGGCCACCGAGACAGCCTGCCGCCACCTGGGGCTAGAAATGCAGAAACCGCCTTGTTAA